CCTTTATTTTTGCATGCTTTATACTTAAGGCTATTAATGGAATAGTTGTTTCAAAACCTATTCCTAATAATACAACTTTTGAATTTTTATTTTTGATAGCAACTTTTAAAGCATCCATTGGCGAATAACAAACAACAATATTAGCGCCACAACTTCTTTCTACTTCCAAAGTAGTCTGGGTACCTGGAACACGCAACATATCCCCAAAGGTGGTTATAATTACATCCCTATTTTGGCTTATTGAAATCATTGCATCTATATCTCTTTGATCTGTAACACAGACAGGGCATCCTGGACCACTTCTTAAATCTAAATATTCGGATAATGCCCTGCGAATACCACTTTTTGATAATTCTACTGTATGAGTACCACAAACCTCCATTAAGGTAATTTTGCGATTTAGATGAGAAGATAATTTTTTTGCTTTTGCAAATACATGTTTAAAAGCACGATTATTCAATTCACCCTTAGAAAAATCCTCTAATATGTTCATTGCCACACGTCGCCATTTTCTTCATTAGCTAACAATTCTTTCCACAATTCTAAACTTTCTTTAGCAGCCTCTATATCTAAAATCTCAATGGCACAGCCTGCATGTATCAAAACATAGTCTCCTTCCTTTATATTATCTAATAGCTCAGTAGAGATTTTTTGACGAACACCAAGGCTTTCAACTTCAGCTTCATATTCATTATAAACCTTAACAACTCTCATAGGTACTGCCAAGCACATCTTTACCCCCTTTCAGCAGCTATTAATGCTTGTCCTAAACATAAACCTCCATCATTGGGAGGCACTAATCTATGTTGCAATACTTTTAAACCTTTTTGCCTAAGTTTTTTAGAGACATAACTTGATAAAAACACATTTTGCCAAACACCTCCAGAAAGGGCAACCCATTTAAGACCGCTTTTATGGCAAGCCTTAACAATAGCTGTTACAACTGCCTCACCAATTGTATAATGAAATTTTGCTGCAATAATGCTAGGATCAACCCCACCTAAATAATCACTACATAACTGTTCCCATAATACAGC
This window of the Deferribacterota bacterium genome carries:
- a CDS encoding HypC/HybG/HupF family hydrogenase formation chaperone, with amino-acid sequence MCLAVPMRVVKVYNEYEAEVESLGVRQKISTELLDNIKEGDYVLIHAGCAIEILDIEAAKESLELWKELLANEENGDVWQ